The Panicum virgatum strain AP13 chromosome 6K, P.virgatum_v5, whole genome shotgun sequence nucleotide sequence aataataatatttattatataaactaagtaacattagattttttattaattatattttcatagtacatcaatttaatatcataaatttttatatttctctctataatcttggtcaaacttaagattgtttgactctccaagattcttgggatgtcttacaatttggaacggagggagtattttttAAGTAGGTTCCATTCACGCCGTGGGTTTCAAATTGTAAGGTATTTTGTTTCATCAGGACAATACTTGAATTGACAGTTACTCTATTAAGATGTCATTTATAAAATCATAATAATTTTCAACATGAATACGATAACAATATTTTATTTCAAATATCTTTGACCTTGCACGGATTAGTTCGCCTAATACGCCGCGCCTCCGTCGTTGGTCTGTCGACGACGACCAGTCCACGCATCAACAGCTACACACTTGCGGAGCGATCGAGTCCAGCACTGACAACCCAGCACCCACCAACGCTGTAGTgactgtttggatcagaaactAAATTTAATTcatatcacatcaaaaagaatcttactatttaaaagtattaaataaagtctaattataaaattaattatatgGATGAGTGCTAATTCActagatgaatctaataaaaataattaatccatgattagtaGATGGTTAGTGTAGTATCACTATagcaaatcataaattaattatactCATTAAGTTCGTGTCGCGAATTAGCACCGATCTGTGTAAAAGATTTTAtatataattagactttatttaatatttctaaattgCAAGATTCACTTTGATGTGAGTCCCATTGAACCAAGCACCCCCATCGCTTCAACTTCCAAGGTAAGATCACGTGGCTGTACCAAATGACCAACGACACCTATAAAACTTAGCCAACCCAGAATGCATCCCAGCCAAACCAACAAATAAAGTTTCTTCTTCAGTTCTTCTCCATCGATCTCTCCCATCAAGCGAGTGATCGAGCATATCTATCCCAGGATCAATCCACCGTGCGCGGAGGCATTATTGAGATTGAATTTTATGTTGCTGTTAAATTTGAGAACATTATCTTTTTTGTGTTAGTAGTCATATTCACCAACTCTGCCACATTGTACTCTTGGTGGCTGCATATATAACTACGGGGGCTGAATCTCCTAAAGCTAATTCATTTATTATACAAGATAGGCAATTATGCCCGTGCATTGCTACGGACAAAATTAGCATAAATATCGGATACGTATAGTTGTTCGTTAGTTTCTAGGgatctacgtgatcgagtcgtggatGAAGGGCTGGTCCGACTCTTATATGGGATGGACTAAAGCCCACCTGTCAATAACACAAGGCGGACCAAATCAAAAAAATTAGGTGATCAAACCAAAAATTGAGATGAAACCTTATtcgctttagaaataggtatagatATAGATTACGGAAAGGGTCATAATATAATCTGTCTTGCATCGTCGTATCACAATTCACAGCAAGCTTCGGCAGAAGAAAATCAATCAGCCAGGTAAACAAGCTAGCAGAAAATATCATTACTGATATATGACTGCACTCACATAGAACCAAACCTTACATGACCAGATTAAACCTCTCTGAAGGGTAATTTGTACCACATTAACTAATTATTTggctgatatatatatataggtgtaATGTTTGACACAAACTAATAAGGTAACTCGACATAGGCCATTAAGAACTTGGACATTATTCAGCAAGTGGCCGGGCGTAGCTCGGATCCATTCACAGTTGAATCAGCAGTGTCTCTCGCCACGGATCCTCGTAGCCAGATGAACATCTTTGGGCATGATCGTCACCCGCTTGGCATGGATGGCACATAAGTTGGTGTCCTCAAAGAGCCCCGCGAGATATGCTTCTGCTGCCTCTTGCAAAGCAAGCACTGCATGGCTCTGGAAGCGCAAGTCACTCTGCATTCAAAGCCATCAAGTGATGGaacagtacatatataagaaCTCCATGGAAAAAAAATGCTATTAGTATTTAGATGATCCTACAGATGTTTCAAATATCAAGACAAACCAAACATATATTTAAATTACCTTGTGGAACTGGGCAATCTCCCTGACCAGCCTCTGGAAGGGCATCTTTCTAATGAGCAGCTCAGCGCCCTTTTGGTACTTGCGAATTTCACTGGAGTAAATCGAGTGGAAATTAAAGTGGTTCATTAAATTTGAAGATAGAAGGAAATTAAAATATGAAGTTGAGAACTTGAGATTGTATCTACCCGTACACAGTTATTTGCTTGAAATACACTAGTAAAAAGCTGCTGCGCATACCGAAGAGCTACCGTCCCAGGGTGGTCACGGCGAGGCTTCTTGACGCCTCCGGTTACCGGAGCTGTCTTACAGGCGGCAGCCTATATATCATATATGGCAGGGTTTTTAATTCCGGTATGAAAAAAAATCGGCCATCACCGATAAAGTTGAAATATCGGGAATAtcgggattttttatttttatttttatttttatgtttactttttaaatttattttttagtgAAACAAATATTCAAAAAATCAATTTCGGCCGGTAAAAAAATATCGGACCCTGCCGATAAAACCGAAATATCGGGTATACCGTGAAATTTCGAGCGATATTGTAAACCCTGATATATGGTCACATAACCATAACATATATAATAAACAATTGTGTTAACATGCAGTATCTTGTTAAGTACAAGTTGTAACACCATGTAAAATTTACTTATTTGCACATACAAACATCCTTGCAACGAGTTGCTTCCTAGGGATCTTTCCTCCAGTTGACTTGCGAGCCGTGGCCTTAGTGCGAGCCATCTTGCAAACCAAATGGTAAATCATCATGAATGTAACAGATTATGAGTAATATATATTGTAATCTATATATTTTACGCTTAGCAACTACTAGTACATTGAAGGAACATAGATAATGTCTTATCTATCTATGAACAAAAGTACAGTGCATAATGGTGCCCTTACACGAAGAATGATGAACAGAAATTAACCCCACAAAAGAAAAGTGATGTAAAGAAAATTATCAACTTTAATTTGTACGAAGAACTCGTAAATAA carries:
- the LOC120711346 gene encoding histone H3.3-like — translated: MARTKATARKSTGGKIPRKQLAAACKTAPVTGGVKKPRRDHPGTVALREIRKYQKGAELLIRKMPFQRLVREIAQFHKSDLRFQSHAVLALQEAAEAYLAGLFEDTNLCAIHAKRVTIMPKDVHLATRIRGERHC